One genomic segment of Terrihabitans soli includes these proteins:
- a CDS encoding 4-(cytidine 5'-diphospho)-2-C-methyl-D-erythritol kinase — protein MRTERAPAKINLTLRVLGRRMDGFHELESLVAFAGVCDLVSLDPEKPFGLVVEGPTAEAAGPDSDNLIIRAARALQKRVPNLKLGQFALKKRLPVGAGVGGGSSDAAAALRLLAQLNGLHLHDPRIHEAAAETGSDIPVCLTPTARMFRGRGDHVGPRIALPVLAAVLVNPGVHISTPDVFRALKLEPGAQGPSQGPGVETFEGDLSALVDLFARDANDLEPPARALSPVVTQALDAVKAAPDARFVRMSGSGSTVFGLFDSCRHAARAAKIIKASHPDWWVKPTVLR, from the coding sequence ATGCGCACCGAGCGCGCTCCGGCCAAGATCAATCTGACGCTGCGCGTGCTCGGCCGCCGTATGGACGGCTTCCACGAGCTTGAGAGCCTCGTCGCCTTCGCCGGCGTATGCGATCTCGTTTCACTCGATCCTGAAAAGCCCTTCGGCCTTGTGGTCGAAGGCCCGACCGCGGAAGCCGCCGGCCCCGACAGCGACAATCTTATCATCCGCGCGGCGCGCGCTTTGCAAAAGCGAGTGCCCAATCTGAAGCTCGGACAGTTTGCGCTGAAAAAACGTCTGCCGGTCGGCGCCGGCGTCGGCGGCGGATCGTCTGATGCCGCAGCCGCCTTGCGGCTTCTTGCTCAGCTCAACGGTCTTCATCTGCACGATCCGCGCATCCATGAAGCGGCGGCGGAAACGGGATCGGACATCCCGGTGTGCCTGACGCCGACGGCGCGCATGTTCCGCGGCCGCGGCGATCATGTCGGGCCGCGCATCGCTTTGCCGGTGCTGGCGGCCGTCCTCGTCAATCCCGGCGTTCACATCTCAACGCCCGATGTGTTCCGGGCGCTGAAGCTTGAGCCGGGCGCTCAGGGTCCCTCGCAGGGACCGGGCGTCGAGACGTTCGAGGGCGATCTTTCGGCGCTCGTTGATCTCTTTGCCCGCGATGCGAACGATCTCGAACCGCCGGCACGGGCGCTGTCGCCGGTCGTGACCCAGGCGCTCGATGCGGTGAAGGCGGCGCCGGACGCACGCTTTGTGCGGATGTCGGGATCGGGCTCGACGGTGTTCGGCCTCTTCGACAGCTGCCGCCACGCCGCGCGCGCCGCCAAAATCATCAAGGCGTCTCACCCCGACTGGTGGGTGAAGCCGACGGTGCTGCGCTAA
- a CDS encoding uracil-DNA glycosylase gives MNSIPGRNEAVQLLAWYAEMGVDLAMEDEPQDRFAETAAAHAVTGNASGGSPIQASRERPLPTLERAPSERFSGERPPLVVPAAASTPAQDVAVADARSRAREAKSLDELRSILETYDGVPLKKTATKLVFADGNPQAKVMFVGEAPGMEEDREGLPFVGRAGQLLDKMLTAVGLDRTSVYIANILPWRPPGNRKPTPQETELCLPFARRQIELVNPDILVLLGGTPTSVLLGKDGIMKLRGQWHDYEIDGRAIKALPTLHPAFLLRTPSQKKFAWRDFRALKAELNAGVR, from the coding sequence ATGAACAGTATTCCGGGCCGGAACGAGGCCGTCCAGCTGCTCGCCTGGTACGCCGAAATGGGCGTCGACCTGGCTATGGAGGACGAGCCGCAGGACAGATTCGCCGAGACGGCCGCCGCACATGCGGTGACCGGGAATGCTTCGGGCGGTTCCCCGATACAAGCATCGCGCGAGCGGCCGCTACCGACGCTCGAGAGAGCCCCCTCCGAACGATTTTCCGGCGAACGGCCGCCCCTTGTCGTGCCCGCCGCAGCATCGACCCCGGCGCAGGACGTTGCCGTCGCCGATGCAAGGTCGCGGGCGCGCGAGGCCAAGAGCCTCGACGAATTGCGATCGATCCTCGAGACCTATGACGGCGTGCCGCTGAAGAAGACCGCAACCAAGCTTGTTTTCGCCGACGGCAATCCGCAGGCAAAAGTGATGTTTGTCGGGGAAGCGCCCGGCATGGAGGAGGACCGCGAGGGCCTGCCCTTTGTCGGCCGCGCCGGCCAATTGCTCGACAAGATGCTGACCGCCGTCGGCCTCGACCGGACAAGCGTCTACATCGCCAATATTTTACCGTGGCGGCCGCCGGGAAACCGCAAGCCCACGCCCCAGGAAACCGAGCTCTGCCTGCCCTTCGCCCGCCGGCAGATCGAACTCGTCAACCCGGATATTCTCGTGCTACTCGGAGGGACGCCGACCTCGGTCCTGCTCGGCAAAGATGGAATCATGAAGCTGCGAGGCCAGTGGCATGATTATGAAATCGATGGACGCGCGATAAAGGCGCTGCCGACGCTGCATCCGGCCTTCCTGCTGCGCACGCCCTCGCAGAAGAAGTTTGCCTGGCGCGATTTCCGGGCGCTGAAGGCGGAACTGAATGCGGGCGTCCGCTAA
- a CDS encoding polyprenyl synthetase family protein, protein MGVVIPLEEPRREAGIQALSELVAADLERVNALILSRTGSDVQMIPEVANHLISSGGKRLRPLLTLAAAKLASYTGDGHVRLAASVEFMHTATLLHDDVVDESEMRRGKLAARMMWGNQASVLVGDFLLGQAFKMMVEVGSLACLDILSTAATVIAEGEVMQLAAAKNIATTEDEYLAVIRSKTAALFAAACEVGPALVQRPKPEQAACRSYGANLGIAFQLVDDALDYGGREAKLGKKVGDDLREGKITLPVIFAVRRGTPGEREFWRKTLEDGEIGDNTLEIAIDLLQRHGAIDETLARARHYGTIARDALALFPESEPKKAMLDVVDFVTSRAH, encoded by the coding sequence GTGGGAGTCGTCATACCGCTTGAAGAGCCGCGCCGCGAGGCCGGTATCCAGGCGCTTTCAGAGCTCGTCGCTGCCGATCTGGAACGCGTGAATGCGCTGATCCTGTCCCGCACCGGGTCCGACGTCCAGATGATCCCGGAAGTCGCCAATCATCTGATCTCCTCGGGCGGCAAACGGCTTCGGCCGCTGCTGACGCTCGCCGCGGCCAAGCTTGCCTCCTACACCGGCGACGGCCATGTCCGGCTCGCTGCCAGCGTCGAGTTCATGCACACCGCGACCCTCCTCCATGACGATGTCGTCGATGAGAGCGAGATGCGGCGCGGCAAGCTTGCGGCGCGCATGATGTGGGGCAACCAGGCGAGCGTGCTCGTCGGCGATTTCCTGCTCGGCCAGGCCTTCAAGATGATGGTCGAAGTCGGCTCGCTCGCCTGCCTCGACATTCTGTCGACCGCCGCCACCGTGATCGCCGAAGGCGAGGTCATGCAGCTCGCCGCCGCCAAGAATATCGCAACGACCGAGGACGAATATCTCGCGGTCATCCGCTCGAAGACCGCCGCCCTCTTTGCCGCGGCCTGCGAAGTCGGCCCGGCGCTCGTGCAGCGCCCCAAGCCCGAACAGGCCGCCTGCCGCTCCTATGGCGCCAATCTCGGGATTGCTTTCCAGCTCGTCGACGATGCGCTGGATTACGGCGGACGCGAAGCCAAGCTCGGCAAAAAGGTCGGCGACGATCTGCGCGAGGGCAAGATCACTTTGCCCGTCATCTTCGCAGTGCGCCGCGGCACGCCGGGCGAACGCGAATTCTGGCGCAAGACCCTGGAAGACGGCGAGATCGGCGACAACACGCTTGAGATCGCCATCGATCTTCTGCAGCGTCATGGCGCCATCGACGAGACACTCGCCCGCGCCCGTCATTACGGCACTATCGCCCGCGATGCGCTCGCCCTCTTCCCGGAGAGCGAGCCGAAAAAGGCGATGCTCGACGTCGTCGATTTCGTCACCAGCCGCGCGCACTGA
- a CDS encoding glycine--tRNA ligase subunit alpha yields the protein MPETTAGPLNPTKSFQGLILTLQTFWAAKGCVILQPYDMEVGAGTFHPATTLRALGPKPWNAAYVQPSRRPKDGRYGENPNRFQHYYQFQVILKPNPPNLQELYLESLAAIGIDTKLHDIRFVEDDWESPTLGAWGLGWECWCDGMEVSQFTYFQQVAGVECSPVSGELTYGLERLAMYLQGVDNGFELNFNGLDGDKKVTYGTVFKQAEEEFSRYNFEHADTEMLFRHFRDYEAECQSLLKKGDKGERHELAMPAYDQAIKASHVFNLLDARGVISVTERQSYILRVRELAKACGAAWLKTAEGGAV from the coding sequence ATGCCGGAAACGACCGCAGGCCCTCTCAACCCGACCAAGTCCTTTCAAGGACTTATCCTCACCCTCCAGACCTTCTGGGCGGCGAAAGGCTGCGTCATCCTGCAGCCCTATGACATGGAAGTGGGGGCGGGCACGTTTCACCCGGCGACGACCTTGCGGGCGCTGGGTCCGAAGCCCTGGAACGCGGCCTATGTGCAACCCTCGCGCCGTCCCAAAGACGGCCGCTATGGCGAGAACCCCAACCGGTTCCAGCACTATTACCAGTTTCAGGTGATCCTGAAGCCGAACCCGCCGAACCTGCAGGAGCTCTATCTGGAGTCGCTGGCGGCGATCGGCATCGACACCAAGCTTCACGACATCCGTTTTGTCGAAGACGACTGGGAAAGCCCGACGCTCGGCGCCTGGGGGCTCGGCTGGGAATGCTGGTGCGACGGCATGGAAGTCTCGCAGTTCACCTACTTCCAGCAGGTCGCGGGCGTCGAATGCTCGCCCGTTTCGGGCGAACTGACCTACGGCCTCGAGCGCCTCGCCATGTACCTACAGGGTGTCGACAACGGCTTTGAGCTGAACTTCAACGGGCTCGACGGCGACAAGAAGGTCACCTACGGCACAGTGTTCAAACAGGCCGAGGAGGAATTCTCGCGCTACAATTTCGAGCATGCCGATACCGAAATGCTGTTCCGCCATTTCCGCGATTATGAAGCCGAATGCCAGTCCCTGCTGAAAAAGGGCGACAAAGGCGAGCGCCATGAACTGGCGATGCCGGCCTACGATCAGGCGATCAAGGCGAGCCATGTGTTCAATCTTCTGGATGCGCGTGGCGTGATCTCGGTGACCGAGCGGCAGAGCTATATTCTGCGCGTGCGCGAACTTGCCAAAGCCTGCGGCGCCGCCTGGCTGAAGACCGCGGAAGGCGGCGCTGTCTGA
- a CDS encoding sulfur globule protein precursor, translating to MFRKLAIAAAAAVTLGAGLVSAPAPAAAHGHGHHHGHHWRGGPGFGFGFGFGGPGYGYYGGPNYYAPRRYCERVVVRKRIHGEWRRVVVRECYPRRHRYYY from the coding sequence ATGTTTCGCAAACTTGCCATTGCTGCTGCGGCCGCGGTGACGCTCGGCGCGGGTCTCGTCTCCGCCCCCGCTCCGGCAGCGGCGCACGGCCACGGCCATCATCATGGCCATCACTGGCGCGGAGGTCCGGGCTTCGGTTTCGGCTTCGGCTTTGGCGGCCCCGGCTACGGTTATTACGGCGGCCCGAACTATTACGCCCCGCGCCGCTATTGCGAGCGCGTCGTCGTACGCAAGCGTATCCATGGCGAATGGCGCCGCGTCGTCGTGCGCGAATGCTATCCGCGCCGTCACCGCTACTATTACTAA
- a CDS encoding DUF2007 domain-containing protein — protein sequence MQEVLRTNDMVLVSFVRSLLDEAEIPHLVLDNHMSVVEGSLGILARRVLVGDDFVPAARRLLSENGLREQLRPSDA from the coding sequence ATGCAGGAAGTGTTGCGTACCAATGACATGGTCCTGGTTTCCTTCGTCCGGTCCCTCCTGGACGAGGCCGAAATTCCCCATCTCGTTCTGGATAATCATATGAGCGTGGTCGAGGGCTCCCTCGGAATTCTGGCCAGACGGGTTCTGGTCGGGGACGATTTCGTGCCCGCCGCCCGACGGCTGCTTTCCGAAAACGGCCTCCGAGAGCAGTTGCGTCCCTCCGATGCCTGA
- a CDS encoding DUF3096 domain-containing protein codes for MPVEINIVTLQPIIALIAGVLILIMPRLLNFIVAIYLIFIGLSGLLGH; via the coding sequence ATGCCCGTGGAGATAAACATCGTCACGCTGCAGCCCATCATCGCCCTGATCGCGGGCGTTCTTATTCTCATAATGCCGCGGCTGCTCAACTTTATCGTGGCGATCTACCTGATCTTCATCGGCCTTTCCGGACTCCTCGGCCATTAG
- a CDS encoding cell wall hydrolase, with translation MLAPTAVAFQDAAAFAPPDAAPRWLSYFAYDPQTPDTTAQAAGKVELAFAGFVIRQAEPEYIAPKRERVPLPPSLAARFAIAFPDDRALEAFTGYGAYAEASPPAAPADTTNITAPSDGATPTALAATSLTPFEEITNYEVAALPVDPQHPVDPDITGSIGAPAAELPMPDPEAGLSLALQGEDLGKAKQCLAEAIYFEARSEPEKGQYAVAQVVMNRTRTGYYPATVCGVVYENKNRRNSCQFSFACDGKPDRVRDPKSWATAQRIADDVLMNGAYLPDIGTSTHYHATYVRPRWVRDMTDRHRLGTHVFYRVRNWSDEGV, from the coding sequence TTGCTTGCGCCGACGGCGGTCGCCTTTCAGGATGCGGCAGCTTTTGCGCCGCCCGACGCTGCGCCGCGCTGGCTCTCCTATTTCGCCTATGATCCGCAGACCCCCGACACGACGGCGCAGGCCGCCGGGAAAGTCGAGCTTGCTTTCGCCGGTTTCGTGATCCGCCAGGCCGAACCCGAATATATTGCGCCGAAGCGCGAAAGGGTGCCGCTACCGCCGAGCCTTGCGGCGCGCTTTGCCATCGCCTTTCCCGATGACAGGGCCCTCGAAGCCTTCACCGGCTATGGCGCCTATGCCGAAGCCTCGCCTCCGGCGGCGCCCGCCGACACCACAAACATCACCGCGCCCTCAGACGGTGCGACGCCGACCGCTCTGGCCGCAACCTCGCTGACGCCGTTCGAGGAGATCACCAATTACGAGGTCGCGGCGCTGCCGGTCGATCCGCAGCATCCCGTCGATCCCGACATCACCGGCAGTATCGGCGCTCCGGCAGCTGAGCTTCCGATGCCCGATCCCGAAGCGGGCTTGAGCCTTGCTTTGCAGGGCGAGGATCTCGGCAAGGCGAAGCAGTGTCTTGCGGAGGCGATCTATTTCGAAGCCCGCTCGGAGCCGGAAAAAGGTCAATACGCCGTCGCGCAGGTCGTGATGAACAGGACGCGCACCGGCTATTATCCGGCGACGGTCTGCGGCGTCGTCTACGAGAACAAGAACCGGCGCAATAGCTGCCAGTTCTCCTTCGCCTGCGACGGCAAGCCGGACCGCGTGCGCGATCCGAAAAGCTGGGCGACTGCCCAGCGCATCGCCGACGACGTCCTTATGAACGGCGCCTATCTGCCGGATATCGGCACCTCGACGCATTATCACGCGACCTATGTGCGGCCGCGCTGGGTCCGCGACATGACGGACCGCCACCGCCTCGGCACGCATGTCTTTTACCGCGTGCGCAACTGGTCGGACGAAGGCGTCTAG
- a CDS encoding tetratricopeptide repeat protein, translated as MLRSFRFGCSILVLAALSAAPAFATTEGSDRVAAQAATSSATGNYLAGRTAVTLRDMDAAATFLRSALRAAPKDAELLDRTFRIVLASGDFDQAADLADRVIAVDPNNRIARLTLAVRAIKNKQYAAARTQLQPSLEGPMADLVATLVAAWAWQGSGDTAKAVKTTDILTGNDYATMFRDLHAGLIYEAAGNFPEAEKRLTEAYKNDQQQYIVIDSYARVLARAGKLDEALGVYKALTDKMPRNTRLNASAAYLEKNKKLPIPVTNAKDGVTEALLSLSMMASRGETAEISLIYLNLALALSPQHELALISLADLQETIAQNEQAIETYRRVPKTSVFHEDIALRIALNLAQADKMKEALDQLRALVAEDKNDTDAIIALGGLLHREKNYKEAAEVYSLAVDGLAEPKKSDWSVYFSRGVSYDQAKDWRKAEKDLQTSIDLDPEQAVALNYLGYSWVDRGTAIEKGMDLIKKAVDLRPNDGDIVDSLGWAYYRQGKYPEATTELERAVELKPQSWEINDHLGDVYWKTDRKLEAKFQWLHALTLEIDADKRGPIEKKISEGLDVVEAEQQAAKQAENAASPDAQKPATP; from the coding sequence TTGCTCCGCTCTTTCCGTTTCGGGTGCTCCATCCTCGTGCTGGCGGCGCTCTCAGCCGCGCCTGCTTTCGCTACCACCGAGGGTTCCGACAGGGTCGCCGCCCAGGCCGCTACGTCCTCCGCCACCGGCAATTATCTTGCCGGCCGCACCGCGGTGACGCTGCGCGACATGGATGCCGCTGCAACCTTCCTGCGCTCGGCGCTGCGCGCTGCGCCGAAGGATGCCGAGCTTCTCGACCGCACCTTCCGCATCGTTCTGGCCTCCGGCGATTTCGATCAGGCGGCGGATCTCGCCGACCGCGTCATCGCCGTCGATCCCAATAACCGCATCGCGCGCCTGACGCTCGCCGTCCGCGCCATCAAGAACAAGCAGTATGCGGCCGCGCGCACGCAATTGCAGCCTTCGCTCGAAGGGCCGATGGCCGATCTCGTCGCAACTCTCGTCGCGGCCTGGGCTTGGCAGGGTTCGGGCGACACGGCGAAAGCCGTCAAGACGACGGACATTCTGACCGGCAATGATTATGCGACCATGTTCCGCGATCTGCATGCCGGCCTGATCTATGAGGCGGCCGGCAATTTCCCGGAAGCCGAGAAGCGGCTGACCGAGGCCTACAAGAACGATCAGCAGCAATACATCGTCATCGACAGCTATGCGCGCGTTCTGGCGCGCGCCGGCAAGCTCGATGAGGCGCTCGGCGTCTACAAGGCGCTGACCGACAAGATGCCGCGCAATACGCGCCTCAACGCTTCGGCCGCCTATCTCGAGAAAAACAAGAAGCTGCCGATCCCGGTGACGAACGCCAAAGACGGCGTGACGGAAGCCTTGCTCAGCCTCAGCATGATGGCGAGCCGCGGCGAGACGGCCGAGATCAGCCTCATCTATCTCAATCTCGCGCTGGCGCTGTCGCCGCAGCACGAACTTGCGCTGATATCGCTCGCCGATCTTCAGGAAACGATCGCCCAGAACGAACAGGCGATTGAAACCTATCGCCGCGTGCCGAAGACCTCGGTGTTCCACGAGGACATCGCGCTTCGGATCGCGCTCAATCTTGCCCAGGCCGACAAGATGAAGGAGGCGCTGGATCAGCTCCGCGCCCTCGTCGCCGAGGACAAGAACGACACCGATGCGATCATCGCGCTCGGCGGCCTTCTGCACCGCGAGAAGAACTACAAGGAAGCGGCCGAAGTTTACTCGCTCGCGGTCGATGGTCTCGCCGAGCCGAAGAAATCGGACTGGTCGGTCTACTTCTCGCGCGGCGTGTCCTACGATCAGGCCAAGGACTGGCGCAAAGCCGAAAAGGATTTGCAGACCTCGATCGATCTCGATCCCGAACAGGCCGTGGCGCTGAACTATCTCGGCTATTCCTGGGTCGACCGCGGCACCGCCATCGAAAAGGGCATGGACCTCATCAAAAAGGCGGTCGATCTGCGCCCGAACGATGGCGACATCGTCGATAGTCTCGGCTGGGCCTATTACCGCCAGGGCAAATATCCGGAAGCGACGACCGAGCTTGAGCGCGCCGTCGAACTGAAGCCGCAGTCCTGGGAAATCAACGACCATCTCGGCGACGTCTATTGGAAGACGGACCGCAAGCTGGAAGCCAAATTCCAGTGGCTGCATGCGCTGACGCTCGAAATCGACGCCGACAAGCGCGGGCCGATCGAAAAGAAAATCTCCGAAGGTCTCGATGTCGTCGAAGCCGAGCAGCAGGCGGCCAAGCAGGCCGAGAATGCGGCTTCGCCCGACGCACAGAAGCCCGCAACGCCCTGA
- the glyS gene encoding glycine--tRNA ligase subunit beta: MPDLLLELLSEEIPARMQARAAEDLKKLITDALVESGLTYEGAKAFATPRRLALTVQGLPGRAPDRKEERKGPRVGAPDGAIQGFLKASNLKDISQAKVQNDPKGDFYIAVTEKKGGATDEIVADIVPKIVREFPWPKSMRWGEGTLRWVRPLQSILCTFGTSNEEPEVVRFDVDGIQSGNTTVGHRFLAPGVITVRRFDDYVPALEKAKVVLDPARRREIILNEARNLAFAQGLELVEDEALLDEVSGLVEWPVVLMGSFDESFLDVPDEVIRTTIRANQKCFVLRKGDKLANKFLLVSNLEASDGGKAIIAGNQRVVRARLSDAKFFWETDKRIKLEERAKKLEQIVFHEKLGKQSERVERIAKLAKELAPLLGADPAKAERAAKLAKADLVTETVGEFPEVQGTAGRYLAAIQGEDAEVAEAIGDHYKPAGQGDRVPVSPVAIAVALADKLDTLTGFWSIDEKPTGSKDPYALRRAALGVIRIVLENGLRLPLSERANADLISFFADRLKVQLRDQGARHDLVDAVFALGNQDDLVLIVRRVEALAAFLGTDDGKNLLAGQKRAANILRIEEKKDGEGVFDKAPDPGLVREVEESDLIVALDHAETAARDAVHKEDFEAAMQALSKLRAPVDAFFDKVTVNADEAKLRANRLKLLARLRAATRTVADFSKIEG, encoded by the coding sequence ATGCCCGATCTTCTGCTTGAACTTCTGTCCGAAGAAATCCCGGCCCGCATGCAGGCGCGTGCCGCCGAGGACCTGAAAAAGCTCATCACCGACGCCCTGGTCGAGAGCGGCCTGACCTATGAGGGCGCCAAAGCCTTTGCGACGCCGCGGCGTCTGGCTTTGACGGTTCAGGGCCTCCCGGGCCGTGCGCCCGACCGCAAGGAAGAGCGCAAGGGGCCGCGCGTCGGCGCGCCCGACGGCGCCATTCAGGGTTTTCTGAAAGCATCAAACCTCAAGGATATTTCGCAGGCGAAAGTCCAGAACGATCCGAAGGGCGATTTTTATATCGCCGTCACCGAGAAAAAGGGCGGCGCGACTGACGAGATCGTCGCCGACATCGTGCCGAAGATCGTGCGCGAATTCCCCTGGCCGAAATCCATGCGCTGGGGCGAGGGGACCTTGCGCTGGGTGCGCCCGTTGCAGAGCATTCTCTGCACGTTCGGGACATCGAATGAAGAGCCGGAGGTCGTGCGTTTCGATGTTGACGGCATCCAGTCCGGTAATACGACCGTCGGCCACCGCTTCCTTGCGCCCGGCGTCATTACGGTCCGCCGTTTCGACGATTACGTTCCGGCGCTGGAAAAGGCCAAGGTCGTGCTCGATCCGGCGCGGCGGCGCGAGATCATCCTCAACGAAGCGCGCAACCTGGCCTTCGCGCAGGGGCTCGAACTCGTCGAGGACGAGGCGCTGCTCGATGAGGTCTCGGGCCTTGTCGAATGGCCGGTCGTTCTCATGGGCTCGTTCGACGAGAGCTTTCTCGACGTGCCGGATGAGGTCATCCGCACGACGATCCGCGCCAATCAGAAATGCTTTGTTTTGAGGAAAGGCGACAAGCTCGCCAATAAATTCCTGCTCGTCTCCAATCTCGAAGCGAGTGATGGCGGCAAGGCGATCATCGCCGGCAATCAGCGCGTCGTGCGCGCCCGCCTGTCGGACGCCAAATTCTTCTGGGAGACGGACAAGCGTATCAAGCTGGAAGAGCGCGCCAAGAAGCTCGAACAGATCGTCTTCCATGAGAAGCTCGGCAAGCAGTCCGAGCGCGTCGAACGCATCGCAAAGCTTGCCAAGGAACTCGCGCCGCTTCTCGGCGCCGATCCGGCGAAGGCCGAACGCGCGGCAAAGCTCGCCAAGGCCGATCTTGTGACCGAGACCGTCGGCGAATTTCCGGAAGTGCAGGGCACGGCGGGCCGCTATCTTGCGGCCATTCAGGGCGAGGACGCCGAGGTCGCGGAAGCAATCGGTGATCATTACAAGCCTGCGGGGCAGGGCGACCGCGTGCCGGTATCGCCGGTGGCGATTGCCGTGGCGCTGGCCGACAAGCTCGATACGCTGACCGGTTTCTGGTCGATCGATGAGAAGCCGACGGGCTCGAAGGATCCGTATGCGCTGCGCCGCGCGGCGCTCGGCGTTATCCGCATCGTGCTCGAGAATGGACTGCGTTTGCCGCTGTCTGAGCGCGCGAATGCCGATCTCATCTCCTTCTTCGCCGACCGCCTGAAAGTGCAGCTGCGCGATCAGGGTGCGCGGCATGACCTTGTCGATGCCGTGTTTGCGCTCGGCAATCAGGATGACCTCGTTCTGATCGTCCGCCGCGTCGAAGCGCTTGCGGCCTTCCTCGGCACAGATGACGGCAAGAACCTGCTCGCCGGGCAAAAGCGCGCGGCCAATATTCTCCGCATCGAGGAAAAGAAGGACGGGGAAGGCGTGTTCGATAAGGCGCCCGATCCCGGCCTTGTGCGTGAAGTCGAAGAGAGCGATCTCATCGTCGCGCTCGACCATGCCGAGACGGCGGCGCGCGATGCCGTGCACAAGGAAGATTTCGAAGCCGCCATGCAGGCGCTGTCGAAACTTCGCGCGCCGGTCGATGCGTTTTTCGACAAGGTGACGGTCAATGCCGATGAGGCGAAGCTGCGCGCCAACCGGTTGAAGCTCCTGGCGCGCCTGCGGGCGGCAACGCGGACCGTGGCCGATTTCTCGAAAATCGAAGGCTGA
- a CDS encoding tRNA1(Val) (adenine(37)-N6)-methyltransferase, producing the protein MTTTKDLILGDRLILNQPARGHRAGSDAVLVAAAVPIKPGEVLADFGAGVGSAGLAVLMRVPDAQGVLIEIDPDLAELAAINIAENGLNARVVTGDVASLGKDLEAGLTVDHIVSNPPYNAPGGRAPADEKTARARIAPEGMLEDWMRAAMRILSPGGTITFIHRPEAQAEILAALGNRFGGVVLRFVHGSADVPAIRVIVQARKARRAPLRVLPPLILNAGEGAFTPEAEALHRDLAALDMG; encoded by the coding sequence ATGACAACGACCAAAGACCTGATCCTCGGTGACCGGCTGATCCTCAATCAGCCGGCGCGCGGCCATAGGGCCGGCTCGGATGCGGTCCTGGTTGCGGCGGCGGTGCCGATCAAGCCGGGCGAGGTCTTGGCCGATTTCGGTGCGGGCGTGGGTTCGGCGGGCCTGGCGGTTCTGATGCGCGTGCCGGATGCGCAGGGCGTTCTCATCGAGATCGATCCGGATTTGGCCGAGCTCGCCGCGATCAACATCGCCGAGAACGGGCTGAACGCGCGCGTCGTCACGGGAGATGTCGCCTCTCTCGGCAAAGATCTGGAAGCGGGGCTCACCGTCGATCACATCGTTTCGAACCCGCCCTATAACGCGCCGGGCGGACGCGCGCCTGCGGATGAGAAGACGGCGCGCGCCCGCATCGCGCCCGAGGGCATGCTCGAGGATTGGATGCGCGCGGCGATGCGCATCCTGTCGCCCGGCGGCACGATCACCTTCATCCACCGGCCGGAAGCTCAGGCGGAAATTCTGGCCGCGCTCGGCAACCGTTTCGGCGGTGTTGTGCTGCGCTTCGTTCACGGTTCGGCGGATGTTCCGGCAATCCGCGTCATCGTTCAGGCCAGGAAAGCGCGCCGCGCTCCGCTGCGCGTTCTGCCGCCTCTGATCCTCAATGCCGGGGAAGGCGCGTTTACGCCGGAAGCCGAGGCGCTGCATCGCGATCTTGCCGCGCTCGATATGGGCTGA